A genomic region of Castor canadensis chromosome 16, mCasCan1.hap1v2, whole genome shotgun sequence contains the following coding sequences:
- the Drd1 gene encoding D(1A) dopamine receptor isoform X1: protein MTLNTSTMDGAGLGVERDFSFRILTACFLSLLILSTLLGNTLVCAAVIRFRHLRSKVTNFFVISLAVSDLLVAVLVMPWKAVAEIAGFWPFGSFCNIWVAFDIMCSTASILNLCVISVDRYWAISSPFQYERKMTPKAAFVLISVAWTLSVLISFIPVQLSWHKAKPISPSEGNATFLEDTSDNCDTRLSRTYAISSSLISFYIPVAIMIVTYTSIYRIAQKQIRRISALERAAVHAKNCQTTTGNGNPVECSQSDSSFKMSFKRETKVLKTLSVIMGVFVCCWLPFFISNCMVPFCGSGETQPFCIDSITFDVFVWFGWANSSLNPIIYAFNADFQKAFSTLLGCYRLCPTTNNAIETVSINNNGAVVFSSHHEQRGSISKEGNLVYLIPHSVGSSEDLKKEEAGGLAKPLEKLSPALSVILDYDTDVSLEKIQPITHNGQHPT from the coding sequence ATGACTCTGAACACATCCACCATGgatggggctgggctgggggtggagagggacTTCTCCTTCCGAATTCTTACAGCCTGTTTCCTGTCACTGCTCATCCTGTCCACTCTCCTGGGGAACACGCTGGTCTGCGCTGCTGTCATCAGGTTCCGACACCTGCGGTCCAAGGTGACCAACTTCTTTGTCATTTCCTTAGCTGTGTCAGATCTCTTGGTGGCTGTCTTGGTCATGCCGTGGAAAGCTGTGGCTGAGATTGCTGGCTTTTGGCCCTTTGGGTCCTTCTGTAACATTTGGGTGGCCTTTGACATCATGTGCTCCACTGCATCCATCCTCAACCTCTGTGTGATCAGTGTGGACAGGTATTGGGCGATCTCTAGTCCTTTCCAGTATGAAAGGAAGATGACACCCAAGGCAGCTTTTGTTCTGATTAGTGTGGCATGGACACTGTCTGTCCTCATCTCCTTCATCCCAGTGCAACTCAGCTGGCACAAAGCAAAACCCATAAGCCCCTCTGAGGGGAATGCCACTTTCCTGGAAGACACTTCGGACAACTGTGACACCAGATTGAGCAGGACGTATGCCATTTCGTCCTCCCTAATAAGCTTTTACATCCCAGTGGCCATCATGATTGTCACTTACACCAGTATCTACAGGATTGCCCAGAAACAGATACGGCGCATCTCCGCGTTGGAGAGGGCAGCAGTCCATGCTAAGAACTGCCAGACCACCACAGGTAATGGAAACCCTGTAGAATGTTCTCAATCAGACAGTTCCTTTAAGATGTCCTTCAAAAGAGAGACTAAAGTTCTTAAGACCCTGTCCGTAATCATGGGGGTGTTTGTGTGCTGCTGGCTACCTTTCTTCATCTCAAACTGCATGGTGCCCTTCTGTGGCTCTGGGGAGACCCAACCCTTCTGCATCGACTCTATCACCTTTGACGTGTTTGTGTGGTTTGGGTGGGCTAATTCTTCCTTGAACCCCATCATTTATGCCTTTAATGCTGACTTTCAGAAGGCATTTTCAACCCTCTTAGGATGTTACAGACTTTGCCCTACGACAAATAATGCCATAGAGACAGTTAGCATCAATAACAATGGAGCTGTGGTGTTTTCCAGCCACCACGAGCAACGAGGCTCCATCTCTAAGGAGGGCAATCTGGTTTATTTGATCCCACATTCCGTGGGCTCCTCCGAGGACCTGAAAAAGGAGGAAGCAGGTGGACTAGCTAAACCATTGGAGAAGCTGTCCCCAGCCCTATCTGTCATATTGGACTATGACACTGATGTCTCTCTGGAGAAGATTCAGCCTATCACACACAATGGACAGCATCCAACTTGA
- the Drd1 gene encoding D(1A) dopamine receptor isoform X3, producing MTLNTSTMDGAGLGVERDFSFRILTACFLSLLILSTLLGNTLVCAAVIRFRHLRSKVTNFFVISLAVSDLLVAVLVMPWKAVAEIAGFWPFGSFCNIWVAFDIMCSTASILNLCVISVDRYWAISSPFQYERKMTPKAAFVLISVAWTLSVLISFIPVQLSWHKAKPISPSEGNATFLEDTSDNCDTRLSRTYAISSSLISFYIPVAIMIVTYTSIYRIAQKQIRRISALERAAVHAKNCQTTTATTSNEAPSLRRAIWFI from the exons ATGACTCTGAACACATCCACCATGgatggggctgggctgggggtggagagggacTTCTCCTTCCGAATTCTTACAGCCTGTTTCCTGTCACTGCTCATCCTGTCCACTCTCCTGGGGAACACGCTGGTCTGCGCTGCTGTCATCAGGTTCCGACACCTGCGGTCCAAGGTGACCAACTTCTTTGTCATTTCCTTAGCTGTGTCAGATCTCTTGGTGGCTGTCTTGGTCATGCCGTGGAAAGCTGTGGCTGAGATTGCTGGCTTTTGGCCCTTTGGGTCCTTCTGTAACATTTGGGTGGCCTTTGACATCATGTGCTCCACTGCATCCATCCTCAACCTCTGTGTGATCAGTGTGGACAGGTATTGGGCGATCTCTAGTCCTTTCCAGTATGAAAGGAAGATGACACCCAAGGCAGCTTTTGTTCTGATTAGTGTGGCATGGACACTGTCTGTCCTCATCTCCTTCATCCCAGTGCAACTCAGCTGGCACAAAGCAAAACCCATAAGCCCCTCTGAGGGGAATGCCACTTTCCTGGAAGACACTTCGGACAACTGTGACACCAGATTGAGCAGGACGTATGCCATTTCGTCCTCCCTAATAAGCTTTTACATCCCAGTGGCCATCATGATTGTCACTTACACCAGTATCTACAGGATTGCCCAGAAACAGATACGGCGCATCTCCGCGTTGGAGAGGGCAGCAGTCCATGCTAAGAACTGCCAGACCACCACAG CCACCACGAGCAACGAGGCTCCATCTCTAAGGAGGGCAATCTGGTTTATTTGA